A window from Lactiplantibacillus pentosus encodes these proteins:
- a CDS encoding type II toxin-antitoxin system RelB/DinJ family antitoxin, whose protein sequence is MTTRTDTNKTQLRVSVATADYDTANQLFHELGMDMTTAINLFLKQSIAVNGLPFRPHLITDTDKAIREVHSDQVQHFTSETDWQSSVRHELNKAD, encoded by the coding sequence ATGACGACGAGAACTGATACCAATAAAACCCAGTTGCGTGTCTCTGTAGCGACAGCTGACTATGATACGGCTAACCAGTTATTTCACGAGCTCGGTATGGATATGACCACAGCAATCAATCTCTTCCTGAAACAAAGTATTGCGGTAAACGGATTACCTTTTCGACCACATCTAATCACCGACACTGACAAGGCCATCCGTGAGGTCCATAGCGACCAAGTCCAGCACTTTACTAGTGAGACTGACTGGCAGAGTAGTGTCCGTCATGAACTTAACAAGGCTGACTAA
- a CDS encoding LCP family protein: MRHSASSKLRPVLITVGIIIVIIAIALGVIIRQAQARYQSTIYTGNSNTKVNPTKPLSILLLGVDTGADGRIDKGNSDTIMVVTINPKMKKTVITSIPRDTLAEMVGDQDTNVQKLNAAYNIGGSKMAKASVSQLLNVPINYYATINMGGLKQIVNAVGGVTITSPLNVSFDHVTVTKGKHHLNGTQALAYTRMRYQDPRGDYGRQLRQQQVMRAVLTKLAQTKTYSRYDQLLTSLKGNLQTDLSFDDLVGLATHDRANMKHIQSTQVVGLPAWINTSSYQILTTKTLQQTSNRLRTQLGLNTQTLSNMETKLNAANTVYDGKTNLNYDTQGLDKITYTDNTK, from the coding sequence ATGCGGCATTCAGCATCTTCAAAATTACGGCCGGTGCTCATCACGGTCGGCATTATCATTGTCATCATCGCCATTGCACTGGGCGTTATTATTCGCCAAGCGCAGGCCCGCTACCAGTCGACTATCTACACGGGTAATAGTAATACCAAAGTCAATCCGACAAAGCCCCTCAGCATCCTGTTGCTCGGGGTCGATACTGGGGCGGACGGGCGCATCGACAAGGGCAATTCGGATACGATCATGGTCGTCACGATCAACCCGAAAATGAAAAAGACCGTCATTACGAGTATCCCCCGCGATACGCTCGCTGAGATGGTCGGTGACCAAGACACCAACGTGCAAAAACTCAACGCCGCTTATAACATTGGCGGTTCCAAAATGGCAAAAGCCAGCGTCAGCCAACTGCTCAACGTTCCCATCAACTACTACGCTACCATTAATATGGGTGGCCTCAAACAAATCGTGAATGCGGTCGGTGGCGTGACGATTACCAGTCCCCTCAACGTCTCATTCGACCACGTGACCGTCACGAAGGGCAAGCACCATTTGAACGGTACCCAGGCTCTGGCCTATACGCGGATGCGTTACCAAGACCCGCGGGGTGACTATGGCCGACAGCTCCGCCAACAACAGGTCATGCGCGCCGTCCTAACCAAGCTCGCTCAAACTAAGACGTATAGCCGCTATGATCAATTGCTCACGTCGCTCAAAGGCAACTTGCAAACAGACTTGAGCTTTGACGACTTGGTCGGCCTGGCCACCCACGACCGTGCAAACATGAAGCACATCCAATCCACACAAGTCGTCGGGTTGCCCGCCTGGATCAATACCAGTTCCTATCAGATTTTGACGACTAAGACGTTACAACAAACGTCGAATCGCTTACGGACCCAATTAGGACTGAACACGCAGACTCTCAGCAATATGGAGACCAAGTTAAATGCCGCTAACACAGTGTATGACGGGAAGACCAATCTCAACTACGATACGCAAGGGCTAGATAAGATTACCTATACTGACAATACGAAGTAA